From one Burkholderia latens genomic stretch:
- a CDS encoding YfiR family protein, whose amino-acid sequence MDASVCAAAAGIAVASTPACAAAIAARKASGPQGRAATLRHAFVAIVCVLSIARGVLAGAPADAGDPVEPMQFAGTTTPANPAGPAFSSHDSAVRQVVLGIVSFTRWPTTSGRLRLCVTGRTGYASGLTDTLQAGSTAIDTRRVRADDPALGGECDVVYLGALGSDERTRVRAALAGHPVLTIDEHDPSCTAGSMFCLTVEGERVTFDVNLDAVERSGVRVHPNVLGLARRPVTP is encoded by the coding sequence ATGGACGCGAGCGTGTGCGCGGCGGCTGCGGGTATTGCAGTCGCATCGACGCCAGCGTGCGCGGCGGCAATCGCTGCCCGCAAGGCGTCCGGCCCACAGGGCCGAGCCGCCACGCTGCGTCACGCGTTCGTCGCAATCGTTTGCGTTCTGAGCATCGCCCGCGGCGTCCTCGCAGGCGCACCCGCCGATGCCGGCGATCCGGTCGAGCCGATGCAATTCGCCGGCACCACGACCCCCGCCAATCCCGCCGGCCCAGCCTTTTCGTCACACGACTCCGCCGTGCGGCAGGTCGTGCTCGGCATCGTGAGTTTCACGCGCTGGCCGACCACGTCCGGTCGCCTGCGTCTGTGCGTGACCGGCAGAACCGGCTACGCGAGCGGCCTCACCGACACGTTGCAAGCCGGTTCGACGGCGATCGATACGCGGCGTGTGCGCGCCGACGATCCGGCACTCGGCGGCGAGTGCGACGTCGTGTATCTCGGCGCGCTCGGCAGCGATGAGCGAACCCGCGTGCGCGCGGCGCTGGCGGGCCATCCGGTCCTGACCATCGACGAGCACGATCCGTCCTGCACGGCCGGCAGCATGTTTTGTCTGACCGTAGAAGGCGAGCGCGTGACGTTCGACGTCAATCTGGATGCGGTCGAGCGCAGCGGCGTGCGCGTTCATCCCAATGTGCTCGGCCTCGCGCGGCGACCGGTGACGCCATGA
- a CDS encoding NAD(P)/FAD-dependent oxidoreductase has translation MDFDVIVLGAGIVGVSAALHLQDRGRKVALVDRGAPGEGTSFGNAGLIERSSIEPYPFPRSPFTLMRYALNRSTDLYWHSMSLPAFAPWLARFWWESAPMRHAAASRDMLPLIERCIVEHDALIARAGAGELVRASGWMEAFRTPAAFERAVADAGLTARRHGLGITPLDASALRAQEPSLAPGFCGALHWLDPKSVVDPSALVKAYAQLFVQGGGTLLTGDAASLDALSPGWQVMTDDGNIAAPSVVVALGPWSDTVFGKFGYKIPLREKRGYHMHYAPSERGTPSAPIVDREYGYVIAPMRRGLRLTTGVEIARRGLPPTGVQLDRAERIARPVFGFGARLDPQPWLGFRPCTPDMRPVIGPAPAHRGLWFSFGHNHHGLTLGPVSGRLLAEMMTGETPFTDPTPYRADRF, from the coding sequence ATGGACTTCGACGTAATCGTTCTGGGCGCAGGCATCGTCGGCGTATCCGCCGCGCTGCATCTGCAGGATCGCGGCCGCAAGGTCGCACTGGTCGACCGCGGCGCACCCGGCGAAGGCACGAGCTTCGGCAACGCGGGCTTGATCGAGCGCTCGTCGATCGAGCCGTATCCGTTTCCGCGCAGCCCGTTCACGCTGATGCGCTATGCGCTGAACCGCTCGACCGATCTCTACTGGCACAGCATGTCGCTGCCTGCCTTCGCGCCGTGGCTCGCGCGCTTCTGGTGGGAATCCGCGCCGATGCGCCACGCGGCAGCATCGCGTGACATGTTGCCGCTGATCGAGCGCTGCATCGTCGAGCACGACGCGCTGATCGCGCGGGCCGGCGCAGGTGAACTGGTGCGCGCAAGCGGCTGGATGGAAGCGTTCCGCACGCCGGCCGCGTTCGAACGCGCGGTCGCCGATGCCGGGCTCACCGCGCGCCGCCACGGGCTCGGCATCACGCCGCTCGACGCGTCCGCACTGCGCGCACAGGAACCGAGCCTCGCACCGGGCTTCTGCGGTGCGCTGCACTGGCTCGACCCGAAAAGCGTCGTCGATCCGTCCGCGCTCGTCAAAGCCTACGCGCAGCTCTTCGTGCAAGGCGGCGGCACGCTGCTCACCGGCGATGCGGCGAGCCTCGACGCGTTGTCGCCCGGGTGGCAAGTCATGACGGACGACGGCAACATCGCCGCGCCGTCGGTGGTCGTCGCGCTGGGCCCGTGGTCGGACACGGTATTCGGCAAGTTCGGCTACAAGATCCCGCTGCGCGAGAAGCGCGGCTATCACATGCACTACGCACCATCCGAACGCGGCACGCCGTCGGCACCGATCGTCGATCGCGAATACGGGTACGTGATCGCACCGATGCGGCGCGGGTTGCGGCTGACGACCGGCGTCGAAATCGCACGGCGCGGGCTGCCGCCGACGGGCGTGCAGCTCGATCGCGCGGAACGCATCGCGCGCCCGGTGTTCGGCTTCGGCGCGCGGCTCGATCCGCAGCCGTGGCTGGGTTTCCGGCCGTGCACGCCCGACATGCGGCCGGTGATCGGCCCCGCGCCCGCGCATCGCGGGCTGTGGTTTTCGTTCGGGCACAACCATCACGGGCTCACGCTCGGTCCTGTGTCCGGCCGCCTGCTCGCGGAAATGATGACCGGCGAGACGCCGTTCACCGACCCGACGCCCTACCGCGCCGACCGCTTCTGA
- a CDS encoding FadR/GntR family transcriptional regulator: MSIQPIQNRRLYQQIADKLSAMIESGDFPPGSYLPPERELAERFGVSRTSVREALIALEVNGLVSVRVGDGVKVRQPGAIAAPAPAIDTKVAPFSIVEIDPELGIALDLDTEIPPFALLQARRLIEPEAAALAAKHGSDAQIEGIHDAFLRNQEDNRSGSLTHPGDRLFHIRIAEASDNAAYALMIKQLLAHKYDPMFQRLQSLYMPNDMPHRSELEHRAILDAIRARDPEAARRAMAAHLDEVIEIFGRALD, translated from the coding sequence ATGTCCATCCAGCCGATTCAGAACCGCCGCCTGTATCAGCAGATCGCCGACAAGCTCAGCGCAATGATCGAGTCCGGCGATTTCCCGCCGGGCAGTTATCTGCCGCCCGAGCGGGAACTGGCCGAACGGTTCGGCGTGTCGCGCACGTCGGTGCGCGAGGCGCTGATCGCGCTGGAGGTGAACGGACTCGTGAGCGTACGCGTCGGCGACGGCGTGAAGGTGCGTCAGCCCGGGGCGATCGCCGCACCTGCGCCGGCGATCGATACGAAGGTCGCACCGTTCTCGATCGTCGAGATCGATCCGGAGCTCGGCATCGCACTCGACCTCGATACCGAGATTCCGCCGTTCGCGCTGCTGCAGGCACGCCGGCTGATCGAGCCGGAAGCCGCGGCGCTTGCCGCGAAGCACGGCTCGGACGCGCAGATCGAAGGCATTCACGACGCGTTCCTGCGCAACCAGGAAGACAATCGCAGCGGCTCGCTCACCCATCCGGGCGACCGGCTGTTCCATATCCGTATCGCGGAAGCGAGCGACAACGCGGCGTATGCACTGATGATCAAGCAGCTGCTCGCGCACAAGTACGACCCGATGTTCCAGCGGCTGCAGTCGCTGTACATGCCGAACGACATGCCGCACCGGTCGGAACTCGAGCACCGGGCGATCCTCGATGCAATCCGTGCGCGCGACCCGGAGGCCGCGCGCCGTGCGATGGCCGCACACCTCGACGAAGTGATCGAAATCTTCGGCCGCGCGCTCGACTGA
- a CDS encoding amidohydrolase family protein has protein sequence MGAVRIDSHQHFWRYRAADYPWIGAGMGVLARDYLPAALWPQMHAQALDASIAVQARAGRDETAFLLELARDDARIAAVVGWEDLGAPQLADRVAEWRSPKLRGFRHQLQDEADVAAFVADPAFNRGIAWLQANGYVYDVLVFERQLRDVRAFCARHDAHWLVLDHAGKPALAEFDRDDSALARWRAGLRELGALPHVVCKLSGLVTETDWRRGLRGPDIRHIEQCLDAALDAFGPQRLMFGSDWPVCLLAASYDEVASLVERWAEARLSAAERNALWGGTAARCYALQGDTGPGR, from the coding sequence ATGGGCGCAGTGCGTATCGATTCCCATCAGCATTTCTGGCGTTACCGCGCGGCCGACTATCCGTGGATCGGCGCCGGGATGGGCGTGCTCGCCCGCGATTACCTGCCCGCCGCGCTGTGGCCGCAGATGCATGCGCAGGCGCTCGACGCATCGATCGCGGTGCAGGCGCGCGCCGGGCGCGACGAGACCGCGTTCCTGCTCGAGCTTGCCCGCGACGACGCGCGCATTGCGGCGGTGGTCGGCTGGGAGGATCTCGGTGCACCCCAGCTGGCCGATCGTGTCGCCGAATGGCGCAGCCCGAAGCTGCGCGGCTTTCGTCATCAGCTGCAGGACGAAGCCGACGTCGCCGCATTCGTCGCGGATCCCGCGTTCAATCGCGGTATTGCGTGGCTGCAGGCGAACGGCTATGTGTACGACGTGCTCGTGTTCGAGCGTCAGTTGCGCGACGTGCGTGCGTTTTGTGCGCGGCACGATGCGCACTGGCTCGTGCTCGACCATGCGGGCAAGCCGGCGCTCGCCGAATTCGACCGCGACGATAGCGCGCTCGCGCGCTGGCGTGCCGGCCTGCGCGAGCTGGGCGCGCTGCCGCACGTCGTGTGCAAGCTGTCGGGGCTCGTGACCGAGACGGACTGGCGGCGCGGCTTGCGCGGGCCGGATATCCGCCACATCGAGCAATGCCTCGACGCGGCGCTCGACGCGTTCGGACCGCAGCGGCTGATGTTCGGATCGGACTGGCCCGTATGCCTGCTCGCGGCATCGTATGACGAAGTGGCGTCGCTGGTCGAGCGCTGGGCCGAAGCGCGGTTGTCGGCGGCCGAGCGCAACGCGTTGTGGGGCGGCACGGCCGCACGTTGCTATGCGTTGCAGGGCGATACCGGGCCCGGCAGATAA
- a CDS encoding ABC transporter substrate-binding protein → MIRSKVLNAIVGLTFAVGATAGAHAQESYIPLISKGFQHQFWQAVKSGAVQAAKDYKVKVTFEGPETEAMVDKQIDMLSAAIAKKPAALGFAALDSKAALPLLKKAQAEKIPVIAFDSGVDSDIPVTTAATDNKAAAALAADKLAALIGDDGEVAVVAHDQTSRTGIDRRDGFLERMKAAHPKVQVVTVQYGEGDQLKSTEVTKSILQAYPKLKGLFGTNEGSAIGVVNGVREMKRKVVIVGYDSGKQQKDAIRSGLMAGAITQNPVGIGYKTVEAAVKAIKGEKLPKIIDTGFYWYDKTNIDDPKIKAVLYD, encoded by the coding sequence GTGATCAGGAGCAAGGTGTTGAACGCGATCGTCGGGCTGACGTTCGCCGTCGGAGCGACGGCCGGTGCGCACGCGCAGGAAAGCTACATCCCGCTGATCTCGAAGGGCTTCCAGCATCAGTTCTGGCAGGCCGTGAAATCCGGCGCGGTGCAGGCGGCGAAAGACTACAAGGTGAAAGTGACGTTCGAGGGCCCCGAGACAGAGGCGATGGTGGACAAGCAGATCGACATGCTGTCCGCCGCGATTGCGAAGAAGCCCGCCGCACTCGGCTTCGCGGCGCTCGACAGCAAGGCCGCGCTGCCGCTGCTGAAGAAGGCGCAGGCCGAGAAGATCCCGGTCATCGCGTTCGACTCCGGCGTCGACAGCGATATCCCGGTGACGACCGCCGCGACCGACAACAAGGCCGCCGCCGCGCTCGCCGCGGACAAGCTCGCCGCGCTGATCGGCGACGACGGCGAGGTGGCCGTGGTTGCGCACGACCAGACGAGCCGCACCGGCATCGACCGCCGCGACGGTTTTCTCGAAAGGATGAAAGCGGCGCACCCGAAGGTGCAGGTCGTGACCGTGCAATACGGCGAAGGCGACCAGCTGAAGTCGACCGAAGTGACGAAGTCGATTCTGCAGGCGTATCCGAAGCTCAAGGGCTTGTTCGGCACCAACGAAGGCTCGGCGATCGGCGTGGTCAACGGCGTGCGCGAGATGAAGCGCAAGGTCGTGATCGTCGGTTACGATTCCGGCAAGCAGCAGAAGGACGCGATCCGCAGCGGGCTGATGGCCGGCGCGATCACGCAGAACCCGGTCGGGATCGGCTACAAGACGGTCGAGGCGGCCGTGAAGGCGATCAAGGGCGAGAAGCTGCCGAAGATCATCGACACCGGCTTCTACTGGTACGACAAAACCAATATCGACGACCCGAAAATCAAGGCGGTGTTGTACGACTGA
- a CDS encoding ABC transporter permease: MPNDTHRVPPLATGDAPAGAPGLRARFFNPAARQKLLAFASLVLLIVFFGFASSNFLEVDNLVAILQATAVNGVLAVACTYVIITSGIDLSVGTLMTFCAVMAGVVLTKWGMPLPLGILAALCFGALSGSVSGFVIAKMKVPPFIATLGMMMLLKGLSLVISGTRPIYFNDTPGFTSIAQDSLIGALIPALPMPNAVLILFLVALGASIVLNRTIFGRYTFALGSNEEALRLSGVNVDAWKIAVYTFSGAVCGIAGLLIASRLNSAQPALGQGYELDAIAAVVIGGTSLSGGAGSIVGTIIGAFIMSVLTNGLRIMSVAQEWQTVVTGVIIILAVYVDILRRRRR; this comes from the coding sequence ATGCCCAACGATACGCATCGCGTTCCGCCTCTTGCCACCGGCGACGCGCCGGCCGGCGCACCGGGCCTGCGCGCCCGCTTCTTCAATCCGGCCGCGCGGCAGAAGCTGCTCGCGTTCGCGAGCCTCGTGCTGCTGATCGTGTTTTTCGGCTTCGCGTCGTCGAACTTTCTCGAAGTCGACAACCTGGTCGCGATCCTGCAGGCCACCGCGGTGAACGGCGTGCTGGCCGTCGCGTGCACATACGTGATCATCACGTCGGGGATCGATCTCTCCGTCGGCACGCTGATGACGTTTTGCGCTGTGATGGCCGGCGTCGTGCTGACGAAGTGGGGAATGCCGCTGCCGCTGGGGATCCTGGCCGCGCTGTGTTTCGGCGCGCTGTCGGGCAGCGTGTCCGGCTTCGTGATCGCGAAGATGAAGGTGCCGCCGTTCATCGCGACGCTCGGGATGATGATGCTGCTCAAGGGGCTGTCGCTCGTGATCTCGGGCACGCGGCCGATCTATTTCAACGACACGCCGGGCTTCACGTCGATCGCGCAGGATTCGCTGATCGGCGCCCTGATTCCCGCGCTGCCGATGCCGAACGCGGTGCTGATCCTGTTCCTCGTCGCGCTCGGCGCGTCGATCGTGCTGAACCGCACGATCTTCGGCCGCTACACGTTCGCGCTCGGCAGCAACGAGGAGGCGCTGCGGCTGTCCGGCGTGAACGTCGATGCGTGGAAGATCGCCGTCTACACGTTCAGCGGCGCGGTGTGCGGGATCGCCGGGCTGCTGATCGCATCGCGGCTCAACTCCGCGCAACCGGCGCTCGGGCAGGGCTACGAGCTCGACGCGATCGCGGCGGTCGTGATCGGCGGCACGTCGCTGTCGGGCGGCGCGGGCAGCATCGTCGGCACCATCATCGGCGCGTTCATCATGAGCGTGCTGACCAACGGGCTGCGCATCATGTCGGTCGCGCAGGAGTGGCAGACCGTCGTGACGGGCGTGATCATCATCCTCGCCGTCTACGTGGACATCCTGCGCCGGCGCCGGCGCTGA
- a CDS encoding sugar ABC transporter ATP-binding protein: MQPDSDRNLHTAAPPLIALAGVSKRFPGVQALDDCRFDLRAGEVHALMGENGAGKSTLMKILAGVYQKDEGEIRMDGRAVEIADPRAAQALGIGIIHQELNLMNHLSVAQNIFIGREPRGRFGVFVDEDKLNRDAAAIFARMRLDLDPRTRVGRLTVAKQQMVEIAKALSFDSRVLIMDEPTAALNNAEIAELFRIIRDLRAHGVGIVYISHKMDELRQIADRVTVMRDGKYVATVPMAGTSMESIIAMMVGRQLDTQFRTPPDTTKNDIALEVRGLSRGRAIRDVGFTLRRGEILGFAGLMGAGRTEVARAVFGADPVDAGEIRVHGRTVTIRTPADAVRHGIGYLSEDRKQFGLAVGMDVQNNIALASMQRFVRRGMFVDAREMRDAARSYVRQLAIRTPSVAQPARLLSGGNQQKIVIAKWLLRDCDILFFDEPTRGIDVGAKSEIYKLLDALAAEGKAIVMISSELPEVLRMSHRILVMCEGRVTGELRAADATQEKIMQLATQRESTVLS, from the coding sequence ATGCAACCCGATTCGGACCGGAACCTGCATACTGCCGCACCGCCGTTGATCGCATTGGCCGGCGTCAGCAAGCGTTTTCCCGGCGTGCAGGCGCTCGACGATTGCCGGTTCGACCTGCGCGCCGGCGAAGTGCACGCGCTGATGGGCGAGAACGGCGCCGGCAAATCGACGTTGATGAAAATTCTCGCCGGCGTTTATCAGAAGGACGAAGGCGAGATCCGGATGGACGGCCGCGCGGTCGAGATCGCCGATCCGCGCGCGGCACAGGCGCTCGGGATCGGCATCATCCATCAGGAACTGAACCTGATGAATCACCTGAGCGTCGCGCAAAACATCTTCATCGGCCGCGAGCCGCGCGGACGCTTCGGCGTGTTCGTCGACGAAGACAAGCTCAATCGCGACGCCGCCGCCATCTTCGCTCGGATGCGGCTCGATCTCGATCCGCGCACGCGGGTCGGCCGGCTGACGGTCGCGAAGCAGCAGATGGTCGAGATCGCGAAGGCGCTGTCGTTCGATTCGCGCGTGCTGATCATGGACGAGCCGACCGCCGCGCTGAACAACGCCGAGATCGCCGAGTTGTTCCGGATCATCCGCGACCTGCGCGCGCATGGCGTCGGCATCGTCTACATCTCGCACAAGATGGACGAGTTGCGGCAGATCGCCGATCGCGTGACGGTGATGCGCGACGGCAAGTACGTCGCGACCGTGCCGATGGCCGGCACGTCGATGGAGTCGATCATCGCGATGATGGTCGGCCGTCAGCTCGATACGCAGTTCCGCACGCCGCCCGATACGACGAAAAACGACATCGCGCTCGAAGTGCGAGGGCTGTCGCGCGGCCGCGCCATTCGCGACGTCGGCTTCACGCTGCGGCGCGGCGAGATCCTCGGCTTCGCGGGGCTGATGGGGGCGGGCCGCACCGAGGTTGCGCGCGCGGTGTTCGGTGCGGATCCGGTCGACGCGGGCGAGATCCGCGTGCACGGCAGGACCGTGACGATCCGCACGCCGGCCGATGCGGTCAGGCACGGGATCGGTTACTTGTCGGAAGATCGCAAGCAATTCGGGCTCGCGGTCGGAATGGACGTGCAGAACAACATCGCGCTGGCGAGCATGCAGCGCTTCGTGCGTCGCGGCATGTTCGTCGATGCGCGCGAGATGCGCGACGCCGCGCGGTCGTACGTGCGGCAACTCGCGATCCGCACGCCGTCGGTCGCGCAGCCCGCGCGGCTGCTGTCCGGCGGCAACCAGCAGAAGATCGTCATCGCGAAGTGGCTGCTGCGCGACTGCGACATCCTGTTCTTCGACGAGCCGACGCGCGGCATCGACGTCGGCGCGAAAAGCGAGATCTACAAGCTGCTCGATGCGCTCGCCGCCGAAGGCAAGGCGATCGTGATGATCTCGTCCGAATTGCCGGAGGTGCTGCGGATGAGCCACCGGATCCTGGTGATGTGCGAAGGGCGCGTGACCGGCGAATTGCGCGCGGCCGACGCCACGCAGGAAAAGATCATGCAGCTCGCGACGCAGCGCGAGTCGACCGTATTGTCCTGA
- a CDS encoding SDR family oxidoreductase, producing the protein MDLNLQQKVVIVTGGASGIGAAISMRLAGEGAIPVVFARHAPDDGFWRELVRRQPHAANIAVELQDDAQCRDGVAQTIARFGRIDGLVNNAGINDNIGLDAGRDAFVASLERNLVHYYVMAHYCVPHLKATRGAIVNISSKTAVTGQGNTSGYCASKGAQLALTREWAVALRNDGVRVNAVIPAEVMTPLYRSWIAGFDDPQAKIAEIAGKVPLGKRFTTADEIADTTVFLLSERASHTTGQWLFVDGGYTHLDRAIG; encoded by the coding sequence GTGGATTTGAATCTGCAACAGAAGGTCGTGATCGTGACCGGCGGCGCGTCGGGCATCGGCGCCGCGATCTCGATGCGGCTGGCCGGCGAAGGCGCGATTCCGGTCGTGTTCGCACGCCACGCACCGGACGACGGTTTCTGGCGCGAACTCGTTCGGCGGCAACCGCATGCAGCGAACATCGCCGTCGAACTGCAGGACGACGCGCAGTGCCGCGACGGCGTCGCGCAGACCATCGCGCGCTTCGGCCGCATCGACGGGCTCGTCAACAACGCGGGCATCAACGACAACATCGGCCTCGATGCCGGCCGCGACGCGTTCGTCGCCTCGCTGGAGCGGAACCTCGTCCACTACTACGTGATGGCGCATTACTGCGTGCCGCATCTGAAAGCGACGCGCGGCGCGATCGTCAACATCTCGTCGAAAACGGCCGTCACCGGGCAGGGCAACACGAGCGGCTACTGCGCATCGAAGGGCGCGCAGCTCGCGCTCACGCGCGAATGGGCGGTCGCATTGCGCAACGACGGCGTGCGCGTGAACGCGGTGATTCCGGCCGAAGTGATGACGCCGCTCTACCGGAGCTGGATCGCCGGCTTCGACGATCCGCAAGCGAAGATCGCGGAAATCGCCGGCAAGGTGCCGCTCGGCAAGCGCTTCACGACGGCCGACGAGATCGCGGACACCACCGTATTCCTGCTGTCGGAACGCGCGTCGCACACGACGGGCCAGTGGCTGTTCGTCGACGGCGGCTATACGCATCTCGATCGCGCGATCGGCTGA
- a CDS encoding L-fuconate dehydratase: MPIIRSMRVLDVRFPTSRQLDGSDAMNPDPDYSAAYVVLETDRDGLEGHGLTFTIGRGNEICCAAIDAMRHLVVGLDLDWIREDMGRFWRHVTSDSQLRWIGPDKGAIHLATGAVVNAVWDLWAKAVGKPLWRLVADMSPEEIVRAIDFRYLTDCLTRDEALDLLRRQAPGKAERIAALERDGYPCYTTSAGWLGYSDDKLRRLCREAVDAGFEHVKLKVGANLDDDIRRVTIARDVIGPDRKLMIDANQVWEVHEAIDWVRELSFAKPWFIEEPTSPDDVEGHRKIREAIGPVQVATGEMCQNRVLFKQFIERGAIDVVQIDACRLGGVNEILAVLLLAAKYGLPVCPHAGGVGLCEYVQHLSMIDYVCISGTKEGRVAEYVDHLHEHFVEPCVVRGAAYMPPTAPGFSIEMKPESLEQYRFRG; encoded by the coding sequence ATGCCAATCATTCGATCCATGCGCGTCCTCGACGTGCGCTTCCCGACCTCGCGCCAGCTCGACGGTTCCGACGCGATGAATCCGGACCCCGATTATTCGGCCGCGTACGTCGTGCTCGAAACCGACCGCGACGGCCTCGAAGGTCACGGGCTCACGTTCACCATCGGGCGCGGCAACGAGATCTGCTGCGCGGCGATCGACGCGATGCGCCATCTCGTCGTCGGCCTCGACCTCGACTGGATCCGCGAGGACATGGGCCGGTTCTGGCGTCACGTGACGTCGGACAGCCAGTTGCGCTGGATCGGCCCGGACAAGGGCGCGATCCACCTCGCGACGGGCGCCGTCGTCAACGCGGTGTGGGACTTGTGGGCGAAGGCCGTCGGCAAGCCGTTGTGGCGGCTCGTCGCCGACATGAGCCCCGAGGAAATCGTGCGTGCGATCGATTTCCGCTACCTGACCGACTGCCTGACGCGCGACGAAGCGCTCGACCTTCTGCGCCGGCAGGCGCCGGGCAAGGCCGAACGCATCGCGGCGCTCGAGCGCGACGGCTACCCGTGCTACACGACGTCGGCCGGCTGGCTCGGCTACAGCGACGACAAGCTGCGCCGGTTGTGCCGCGAGGCGGTGGACGCCGGTTTCGAGCACGTGAAGCTGAAGGTCGGCGCGAACCTGGACGACGACATCCGCCGCGTGACGATCGCGCGCGACGTGATCGGCCCGGATCGCAAGCTGATGATCGATGCGAACCAGGTATGGGAAGTGCATGAAGCGATCGACTGGGTGCGCGAGCTGTCGTTCGCGAAGCCGTGGTTCATCGAAGAGCCGACGAGCCCCGACGACGTCGAAGGGCATCGGAAGATTCGCGAGGCGATCGGCCCGGTGCAGGTCGCGACCGGCGAGATGTGCCAGAACCGCGTGCTGTTCAAGCAATTCATCGAGCGCGGCGCGATCGACGTCGTGCAGATCGACGCATGCCGGCTCGGCGGCGTGAACGAGATCCTCGCGGTGTTGCTGCTCGCCGCGAAGTACGGGTTGCCGGTGTGCCCGCATGCGGGCGGCGTCGGGCTGTGCGAGTACGTGCAGCATCTGTCGATGATCGACTACGTGTGTATTTCCGGCACGAAGGAAGGGCGCGTCGCCGAATACGTCGATCACCTGCACGAGCATTTCGTCGAGCCCTGTGTCGTGCGCGGCGCCGCGTACATGCCGCCGACGGCGCCCGGATTCTCGATCGAGATGAAGCCCGAATCGCTCGAGCAGTACCGGTTCCGCGGCTGA
- a CDS encoding ureidoglycolate lyase, producing the protein MKLLRFGDKHQEKPGLLDAQRRIRDLSGVIDDVAGDALTPGSLARLRDIDPSSLPLVDGAPRLGPCVGRVGKFICIGLNYSDHAAESGMEVPKEPVVFGKWTSAISGPNDDIEIPRGSEKTDWEVELGVVIGKAGRYIDEADAMTHVAGYCVVNDVSEREYQLERGGTWDKGKGNDTFGPIGPWLVTADEVPDPHALRLWLDVDGHRYQNGSTATMVFRVPHLISYLSRFMSLQPGDVISTGTPPGVGLGQKPPVYLRAGQVITLGIDGLGEQRQRTVQA; encoded by the coding sequence ATGAAACTGCTGAGATTTGGCGACAAACATCAAGAGAAACCCGGCCTGCTCGATGCGCAGCGCAGGATTCGCGATCTGTCGGGCGTAATCGACGACGTCGCCGGCGACGCGCTGACGCCCGGGTCGCTCGCGCGGCTGCGCGACATCGACCCGTCGTCGCTGCCGCTCGTCGACGGCGCGCCGCGGCTCGGCCCGTGCGTCGGCCGCGTCGGCAAGTTCATCTGCATCGGGCTCAACTATTCGGACCACGCGGCCGAGTCCGGAATGGAAGTCCCGAAGGAGCCGGTCGTGTTCGGCAAGTGGACGAGCGCGATCTCCGGGCCGAACGACGACATCGAGATTCCGCGCGGATCGGAGAAGACCGACTGGGAAGTCGAGCTCGGCGTCGTGATCGGCAAGGCCGGCCGATATATCGACGAAGCCGATGCGATGACCCATGTCGCCGGCTACTGCGTGGTGAACGACGTATCGGAGCGCGAATACCAGCTCGAACGCGGCGGCACATGGGACAAGGGCAAGGGCAACGACACCTTCGGGCCGATCGGGCCGTGGCTCGTCACGGCGGACGAAGTGCCGGATCCGCACGCGTTGCGGCTGTGGCTCGACGTCGACGGCCATCGCTATCAGAACGGCTCGACCGCGACGATGGTGTTTCGCGTGCCGCATCTGATCAGCTACCTGAGCCGCTTCATGAGCCTGCAGCCGGGCGACGTGATTTCGACCGGCACGCCGCCGGGCGTCGGGCTCGGGCAGAAGCCGCCCGTTTATCTGCGCGCCGGGCAGGTGATCACGCTCGGCATCGACGGGCTCGGCGAACAGCGCCAGCGCACCGTGCAGGCCTGA